The following are encoded together in the Hydractinia symbiolongicarpus strain clone_291-10 chromosome 14, HSymV2.1, whole genome shotgun sequence genome:
- the LOC130625077 gene encoding uncharacterized protein LOC130625077 yields MCLDSNTQLSGFKKSCARIFINDEIHNGRILFIKLAVMSRHCAVTGCNNGDYLLTKWRKSICNVHKVCHSESQCSCEPPFTLFPFPTEKKDCMMRKIWLQMINRMDAVKRNKLWSPGKSSRVCSKHFVSQSPTDSHPFPSLHMGYNCKQKAETVMRQIKSSHKMESPLQVAVSTLKNAKEKYVTELQIASLIEFTKKEAHLINSVYSLPIFSHSYFYLLKMFLFLSSYLPFFCIFAKCRTVENAPSQHKQEKLLLQLTIKALLNKVNILNRLNKQLEEKVKNCTCKKPVNELLLNSDEDVMFYTGITSRILFDKLCSYITPYVKRKWRGLKETNITLVRKYKRTPNKSGPKPKLCVKDEFLLMLMKIRLGLLGQDLAQRFGISATISSRIFATWVKATASVLKSFVYFPDYGHIAATRPPRFRDVQNLHSIADGTEIIIQTPKNHIAQRQTWSSYKHHNTAKILVVVLPNSHIAFISKAYSGCISDKELTIQSGYLDFVEPYTDVMVDKGFNIADECAARCINIIVPPGKRGQSQMSQADVRKTTKIAKLRILVEQVISRLKKFHLIAKEVPITLLCHLDDIIIICAALCNLKKPIYGK; encoded by the exons atgtgtTTAGACAGCAATACACAACTTTCCGGTTTCAAAAAATCATGCGCGCGCATCTTCATAAATGACGAAATTCATAATGGTAGAATTTTG TTCATTAAATTAGCTGTAATGTCTCGACACTGTGCCGTAACAGGATGTAATAATGGCGATTATTTATTAACAAAATGGCGTAAATCAATATGCAACGTTCATAAAGTATGTCATAGTGAAAGTCAATGTTCTTGCGAACCACCTTTTAC attgtTTCCATTTCCAACTGAGAAGAAGGATTGTATGATGAGGAAAATCTGGCTACAGATGATAAATCGTATGGATGCAGTAAAAAGGAACAAGTTGTGGTCTCCAGGAAAGTCTTCTAGAGTATGTTCCAAACACTTTGTTTCACAAAGTCCTACTGATAGTCACCCATTTCCATCATTGCATATGGGTTACAATTGTAAGCAAAAAGCTGAGACAGTTATGCGTCAGATAAAATCTTCACATAAAATGGAATCCCCTTTACAAGTTGCTGtttccacattaaaaaatgcaaaGGAGAAATACGTTACAGAGTTACAGATTGCATCACTAATAGAATTCACCAAGAAGGAAGCACATTTAATAAATTCTGTTTATAGTCTTCCAATTTTTTCACATAGTTATTTCTACCTgctcaaaatgttcctgttTTTGAGTAGTTATTTACcatttttctgtatttttgcaaaatgtcGCACTGTTGAAAATGCCCCGTCACAACATAAACAGGAAAAGTTACTGTTGCAGCTGACTATTAAAGCTCTTCTTAACAAAGTCAACATTCTCAACAGGCTTAATAAACAGCTGGAAGAGAAAGTAAAAAACTGTACATGCAAGAAACCTGTTAATGAGCTGCTATTAAATTCTGATGAAGATGTTATGTTTTATACTGGAATTACTTCCAGAATATTATTCGATAAACTATGTTCGTATATTACACCATATGTCAAACGTAAATGGAGAGGACTTAAAGAAACCAATATTACCCTAGTTAGAAAATATAAAAGGACACCAAATAAATCTGGTCCTAAACCAAAGTTATGTGTCAAAGATGAATTCCTGTTAATGCTAATGAAAATTAGGCTTGGATTATTAGGGCAAGATTTAGCTCAAAGATTTGGTATTTCTGCTACTATATCTAGTCGCATATTTGCAACTTGGGTAAAAGCAACAGCAAGTGTATTGaaatcatttgtttactttCCTGATTATGGACATATTGCTGCTACAAGACCTCCAAGATTCAGAGATGTTCAAAATCTTCATTCAATAGCTGATGGTACTGAAATAATCATTCAGACCCCCAAAAATCATATAGCACAACGGCAAACCTGGTCTAGTTACAAGCACCATAATACTGCTAAAATATTGGTTGTAGTTCTACCTAATTCTCATATAGCATTTATATCCAAAGCATATAGTGGTTGCATTTCTGACAAAGAATTAACAATACAATCTGGATACTTAGACTTTGTTGAACCATATACAGATGTAATGGTTGATAAAGGATTCAATATTGCTGATGAATGTGCAGCTCGCTGTATCAATATAATTGTTCCACCAGGTAAAAGAGGTCAGAGCCAAATGTCACAAGCAGATGTTAGAAAAACCACTAAAATTGCAAAGTTGCGAATTCTGGTTGAACAAGTTATTTCTCGTTTGAAAAAGTTTCACCTCATTGCAAAAGAAGTTCCTATAACTCTTTTATGCCACTTAGATGACATCATTATAATTTGTGCAGCCTTATGTAACCTCAAAAAGCCGATATATggaaagtaa
- the LOC130625078 gene encoding putative nuclease HARBI1, giving the protein MTANTFGLHLSTTSNIIHQVCRAIVHVLGPKYIKLPKTYDKMRQKSAEFQGKYGLQQAFGCIDETHVPTKLPQAVCDFRGIFMDIDCRWPGSVNDAKVFANSKLNKIMCCNNNEEVLFNTILRPARNPVECAFGRLKARWRFLSKKVELKLEHIPTVVYACFTLHNLCEINNCYVDPHDVKQQCILHQEKEERYRDAPDPVFSINLDKGAV; this is encoded by the exons ATGACTGCTAACACATTTGGATTGCACTTAAGCACTACTTCCAACATAATACATCAAGTTTGTAGAGCAATAGTTCATGTGTTAGGTCCAAAGTATATCAAGCTTCCAAAAACCTACGACAAGATGAGACAAAAGTCAGCTGAATTCCAAGGGAAGTATGGCTTACAACAAGCGTTTGGTTGCATAGATGAAACACATGTTCCTACCAAACTTCCGCAA GCTGTGTGTGATTTTCGAGGCATTTTCATGGACATTGACTGTCGTTGGCCTGGAAGTGTTAATGACGCAAAAGTATTTGCTAACTCCAAGCTAAACAAAATTATGTG CTGCAACAATAATGAAGAGGTTTTGTTTAACACTATTTTACGTCCTGCAAGAAACCCTGTGGAGTGCGCCTTTGGCCGATTAAAAGCACGCTGGCGGTTTCTTTCTAAAAAAGTCGAGCTCAAATTGGAACACATACCAACTGTTGTTTATGCTTGTTTCACCTTACATAATTTATGTGaaataaataattgttacgTAGATCCACATGATGTGAAACAACAATGCATTCTTCATCAAGAAAAGGAAGAAAGGTACAGAGATGCGCCTGACCCAGTGTTTTCTATTAACCTAGATAAAGGGGCAGTTTGA